Proteins encoded in a region of the Nicotiana tomentosiformis chromosome 9, ASM39032v3, whole genome shotgun sequence genome:
- the LOC138891424 gene encoding 3-isopropylmalate dehydratase large subunit, chloroplastic-like, giving the protein MASSSIASSSTAFINKEDVGLSAFSSQHSVSVQTAKKRVSKKKVSVMTSKQTERKPATTGSVKTGMTMTEKILAKASGKPEVSPGDNIWVNVDVLMIHDVSGPGAFGIFKKEFGQNAKVWDPEKLVVILTGGA; this is encoded by the exons ATGGCTTCCTCTTCTATAGCTTCAAGTTCCACAGCTTTCATCAATAAG GAAGATGTGGGTTTATCAGCTTTTTCTTCACAACATTCAGTTTCAGTCCAAACTGCAAAGAAAAGGGTTTCCAAGAAAAAAGTTTCTGTGATGACATCAAAGCAGACTGAGAGAAAACCTGCCACCACTGGCTCA GTGAAGACTGGGATGACTATGACTGAGAAGATATTAGCTAAGGCTTCTGGCAAGCCTGAAGTGAGCCCTGGTGATAATATTTGGGTTAATGTTGATGTTCTTATGATCCATGATGTATCTGGCCCTGGCGCTTTTGGAATTTTTAAGAAAGAGTTTGGGCAGAATGCTAAG GTTTGGGATCCTGAGAAGCTTGTCGTTATACTCACGGGCGGGGCCTAA